A single region of the Vicia villosa cultivar HV-30 ecotype Madison, WI linkage group LG4, Vvil1.0, whole genome shotgun sequence genome encodes:
- the LOC131599050 gene encoding CASP-like protein 1B1 encodes MASRNGEEEKVELGFNDVLHETKSNKDWILLSLRVVAFLATTAATLVMALNKQTKSFVVGTIGNNPITATLSAKFNQTPAFIFFVIANGNASLHNLVMIALDVLGPQYDYKGLRLALIAILDMLTMALASAGDGAATFMSELGRNGNSHARWVKICDKFESYCNRGGGALIASFIGFILLLIITVMSIAKLLKPNRISHAASP; translated from the exons ATGGCTTCAAGGAATGGTGAAGAAGAGAAAGTTGAACTTGGCTTCAATGATGTTCTTCATGAGACAAAGTCAAATAAGGATTGGATCCTTTTGTCTCTTAGAGTGGTTGCATTTTTAGCCACTACAGCTGCAACTCTTGTGATGGCACTCAACAAACAGACCAAGAGTTTTGTTGTTGGCACCATTGGTAACAATCCTATAACAGCTACTCTTTCTGCAAAGTTTAATCAAACTCCAGCTTTTAT ATTCTTTGTGATAGCAAATGGAAATGCTAGTCTCCATAACTTGGTGATGATAGCATTGGATGTATTAGGTCCTCAATATGATTACAAAGGACTTCGTCTCGCATTGATTGCAATATTAGACATG TTAACTATGGCTCTAGCATCAGCCGGAGATGGAGCAGCAACATTCATGTCAGAATTAGGAAGAAATGGTAATTCACATGCAAGGTGGGTTAAGATATGTGACAAATTTGAAAGTTATTGCAATAGAGGTGGTGGTGCACTCATTGCTTCTTTCATTGGCTTCATTCTTCTATTGATTATCACAGTGATGTCCATTGCTAAGCTTCTCAAGCCAAATCGCATTAGCCATGCTGCCAGTCCTTGA